Part of the Thermococcus barossii genome is shown below.
TCTCAACGGATAAAACACTTATGGTGATGGCCATGAGGCTGAGTACGGGATTCGTTCGTGCCTCTGGCTATGCGTACAAGGTGAGGAGAGTCCTCTTCGCGCTGACGCGGAAGAAAGTCGAGCCGAGGGAGGTCGTGAGGGCGGCCGGAGAGCTGAACCAGAGAATCTTCGAGAGGCTGCAGGAGCTGGGCGTTGAGAAGAGCGACGTCATCAGGATAACCGTGCCCTTCAGGATTGAAGATGGAACCATAGTATGGGACTACAACGGAATGAATATCGAAGTCTACAGAAAGAGCGAGGAAGAAAACCTCGCGCGGGCCATGGAAGAAATCGAAGAGCGCGAGAAAGCCCTTGAGGAACAGATAAAAGAACTTGAGGAACTTGCACTGCAGCTCAGGGACACGAGCGAGAAGATACTGGAGAAACTGGAGGAGCTCAAGCAGGAGCACACCTCGCTGAAGCTCAGGGCTGAGGAGTAAGGGAATCCAAGAAGATGTTGACGTAGGCCACGACATGGGAGGCAAGGTAGCTCTTTTTTCCGACGCTTATTTTTTGCGCTATTCCAGAGAGAAAGACCTCGTCCTCCCGAGAAAGGCCCTCGTGGTCGCCGAGAACAAAGGCCACGTTGGGAGGGAAGGAGACCCCCGCTATCGGCTTCCCCTCCTCGTGCAGGTAGTAGAGAGCGGAACCTTTCAGGGTTCTTCTAACGATGTCCTCGAAGGTCATGTTGCTGACGTAGATACCCGGCAGGACTTCAACTTCTTTGCTCGGTTCTCTCAAGTTTTCCGCGGCCTTGAGCGCCCGTATTATTAGCTTTGCCGTGCTGAGCTCGTCCGGGTTGAGCGTCTTCGGCCTCATTTTCTGGCCTTCAAAGCGTATGGCCTTGGGCGGAT
Proteins encoded:
- the trmY gene encoding tRNA (pseudouridine(54)-N(1))-methyltransferase TrmY, with amino-acid sequence MRTFIVKASKAHTAPDFKLNDLPGTSGRIDLLCRVLNSAFLLSHGFRKNVRVWLSLYGPPNPPKAIRFEGQKMRPKTLNPDELSTAKLIIRALKAAENLREPSKEVEVLPGIYVSNMTFEDIVRRTLKGSALYYLHEEGKPIAGVSFPPNVAFVLGDHEGLSREDEVFLSGIAQKISVGKKSYLASHVVAYVNIFLDSLTPQP
- a CDS encoding single- stranded DNA-binding family protein; the protein is MRLSTGFVRASGYAYKVRRVLFALTRKKVEPREVVRAAGELNQRIFERLQELGVEKSDVIRITVPFRIEDGTIVWDYNGMNIEVYRKSEEENLARAMEEIEEREKALEEQIKELEELALQLRDTSEKILEKLEELKQEHTSLKLRAEE